Genomic segment of Streptomyces sp. NA02950:
GGTCCGTAGCTTCGATTCAACTTTTGAAGATCCACCCGTCGACAGCACTCAACGCTCTTCAAGGGACGAAGGCTATGAATAGTGTGCGTAGACGTACGGTGCTCGCCGCGGTCGGTGGTACGGCCGTTGCGGGCGGAGCCGCGACCGGCACCGCCCGAGCCGATGGACCGCACGGCGGAACGGCCCCGGAGAGGAAGGCGGCGGACTCCGGCCGCCACGAGAACTCCGGCAAAGGCCCTCATGAGGCCAAGGTCCAGGCCCTGCTGGCGCGGATGACGGTCGAGGAGAAGCTCGGCCAGCTCCAGCAGTTGACCTGGGCCGGGAACACCGGGCCCGGCGGCGGCCAGACCGAGGCCGCGGAGGAGGCGGCCCGCAAGGGCAGGCTCGGATCCGTGCTCAACATCTACGGTGCGAAGTACACCAACGCCCTCCAGCGGATCGCGGTCGACGAGTCCCGCCTCGGCATCCCGCTGCTCTTCGGGCTCGATGTCATCCACGGCTTCTGGACCACCTTCCCGATCCCGCTGGCCCAGGGGGCCTCGTTCGACCCCGCGGTGGCCGAGCGGGACGCCGAGGTGTCCGCCAAGGAGGCCCGCTCCAACGGGGTGCACTGGACCTTCTCCCCGATGATGGACGTCACCCACGAGCCGCGCTGGGGACGCATCGCCGAGGGCAACGGCGAGGACCCCTTCCTCACCACGGCGTTCGCGACCGCCAAGGCCCGTGCCTACCAGGGCTCCGACCTGGCCGCGAAGGACCGGCTCGCGGCGTGCGCCAAGCACTTCGTGGCCTACGGGGGCGCCGAGGGCGGCCGCGACTACAACACCGTGGACGTGTCCGAGGCCCGGCTGCGCAACCAGTACCTCGGACCGTTCCGGGCGGCCGTCGAGGCCGGGATCGCCACCGTCATGGCGAGCTTCAACACCATCAGCGGGGTGCCCGCCCACGGCAACACCCACACGCTCACCGACATCCTCAAGCGGGAGTGGGACTTCGACGGCTTCGTCGTCAGCGACTACACCGGTGTCCAGGAGATGATCGCCCACGGTTTCGCCGCCGACGGCGCCGACGCCGCGCGGCTGGCGCTGGGCGCCGGTGTCGACATGGAGATGGTCAGCACCAACCTCGTCGACCACGGCAAACGGCTGCTGAAGAACGGGGAGATCTCGGCGGAGCGGCTGAACGACGCGGTGGCGCGTATCCTGCGGCTGAAGTTCCGGCTCGACCTCTTCGACCACCCCTACGTGGACGAGGACGCGGCCGTCGGCAAGCCCGGCAAGGAGGCCCGTGCGGCCGCCCGCGAGACCGCCGCACGGTGCATGGTGCTGCTCCGGAACGAGAAGTCGGCGCTCCCCCTGAACACCTCGGCCCGTACCCTCGCGGTGGTCGGCCCGTTCGGCGACTCCACCGACCTCCTCGGCACCTGGGCCGGGCCCTGGGGCGAGTCGTTCCCCGCGGTCACGGTCCTCGACGCGGTCAGGGACGCCGTGCCGAAGGCCGAGGTGACCTACGCCAAGGGCGTGGCCGCCGACGGCGAGGACACCGGTGGCATCGCCAAGGCGGTGGCGGCGGCCAAGGCCGCCGAGGCGACCGTCGTGGTGGTGGGAGAGGCGTCCGCGCTCAGCGGAGAGGCGAGCGCGCGCAGCGACATCAGCCTGCCCGGCGCGCAGGAGAAGCTGATCGAGGCCATCGCCGGGACCGGCAAGCCGTTCGTGGTGGTGCTGGTCAACGGGCGCCCGCTGACGATCGGCGGCTGGCTGGAGTCGGCGCCCGCCGTCCTGGAGGCGTGGCACCCCGGTATCGAGGGCGGACACGCCATCGCGGACGTGCTGTTCGGAAAGGTCAACCCCGGCGGCAAACTGCCGGTGTCCTTCCCGCGCGCGGTCGGCCAGGTG
This window contains:
- a CDS encoding glycoside hydrolase family 3 N-terminal domain-containing protein — translated: MNSVRRRTVLAAVGGTAVAGGAATGTARADGPHGGTAPERKAADSGRHENSGKGPHEAKVQALLARMTVEEKLGQLQQLTWAGNTGPGGGQTEAAEEAARKGRLGSVLNIYGAKYTNALQRIAVDESRLGIPLLFGLDVIHGFWTTFPIPLAQGASFDPAVAERDAEVSAKEARSNGVHWTFSPMMDVTHEPRWGRIAEGNGEDPFLTTAFATAKARAYQGSDLAAKDRLAACAKHFVAYGGAEGGRDYNTVDVSEARLRNQYLGPFRAAVEAGIATVMASFNTISGVPAHGNTHTLTDILKREWDFDGFVVSDYTGVQEMIAHGFAADGADAARLALGAGVDMEMVSTNLVDHGKRLLKNGEISAERLNDAVARILRLKFRLDLFDHPYVDEDAAVGKPGKEARAAARETAARCMVLLRNEKSALPLNTSARTLAVVGPFGDSTDLLGTWAGPWGESFPAVTVLDAVRDAVPKAEVTYAKGVAADGEDTGGIAKAVAAAKAAEATVVVVGEASALSGEASARSDISLPGAQEKLIEAIAGTGKPFVVVLVNGRPLTIGGWLESAPAVLEAWHPGIEGGHAIADVLFGKVNPGGKLPVSFPRAVGQVPIHYNHENTGRPYDPDNKYTSKYLDLPNGPQFAFGHGLSYTTFDIGEPRPAVTRIPAAALRKGDTVEVAVAVRNTGRRTGDEVVQLYLRDPVASIVQPVRRLCGFRRVTLDAGKSTTVRFRLSAEHLGFWTHDPAGTFVVEKGEIRLYAGNSSLAKGERTLTIT